Below is a genomic region from Doryrhamphus excisus isolate RoL2022-K1 chromosome 16, RoL_Dexc_1.0, whole genome shotgun sequence.
ctgtcttcgggcgagaagcggggtcgccagccaatcacagagcacatatagacaaacaaccattcacactcacattcatacctatggagaatttggagtcgccaattaacctagcatgtttttggaatgtgggaggaaaccggagtacccggagaaaacccacgcatgcatggccgagggtggaattgaaccctggtctcctagctgtgaggtctgcgcgctaaccactcgaccgccaggCCGccacaaacaatattgcattgcacaaattagcttttcctcttcactcttattttaagtaatgcttactgaataattgttgtcatagggacaagtttttaagtttgtaactcaaataaatatgttaagtcaactgacttaatcattttattcaaagttgtttaatttgttgtctacttaattataataacaatgcacacagcttttttaagtagcagtaacttaatatatatactatatatatatgtgtgtgtattatgttaccaagctaattttattaagtcattcattcattcattttctaccgctttttcctcacgagggtcgcgggggtgctggagcctatcccagctgtcttcgggtgagaggcggggtccaccctggactggtcgccagccaatcacaaggcacatatagacaaacaaccattcacactcacattcatacctatggacaatttggagtgcacttttagaacatgcaaactccacacagagatggccgagggtggaattgaaccccggtctccgagctgtgaggtcggcacgctaaccactcgcccgccgtgccgccctttattaagtcatggcgacttgaattttgttttaagcttaccaacaataaaattttagtgtatatgacattctaaattaagccaacattattatttgaacataacttataaaaaataaagttagcaacttagaaagtttatctaaatcaattaattacattttttttacattgcatttatgtattaaatcaagtggtgtcaacagatactttttagagtgtactTTTAATACATGCTTTCATCATTTGCGTGTCCGGTGAACTTCGTGGGggaggaaaaataaacaataaatgccATTTTGTATGCTGCAATGTTGTCATTTGTGGGCACAGGTCATGGGGATATCTTTAGCTGCTGTCAGAATGATAACCTGCGTGGGCTGCCGGTATCCTTCTTCATGATCCACATCCTTGGTGGTATGGTGCTATTCATGACGGATGGCATTGTGGtcagtgcgcacacacacacacacaaatacatacactTCCAACTGCTACACAGCTATTAGCATTTATtccataaataattataaataataattatttttcaggGCGCATATGCTGGTTTTGTGTACACGTATGCTGTTGCACCGCCTATGTCTCTGCCCCATAAGACAGCGGGCTACCTAGCCAGCATTTTTTGGGCGGCAATCACAGCAGGGCGACTGCTCTCCATCCCTTTGTCGTATCGTTTCCAAGTCGTGAGACTGCTTATGTTCAACCTGGTAATGCGGCACGAAGAACGTGAAGGTCAACCGCTCTACCGTATTTGTTCTCCTGATGGTTCCCGTGTGTCTTACAGGCAGGCGCTATTGTCACCGTGTTGCTGCTGCTTATCTTCTACACCAGTAGCACGTTTCTATTTGTCGGTACTTGTTTGTGTGGGCTTTTCCTGAGCAGCAtcttcccgtgcatgcttgCCTACACCGAAGATATCCTAGATTACCAGGGTATGGTGTGTATCATTTTTAACTGAAAATAAAGCACACATTTGATACGCAGTATTACTGTGTGCAGGATGTGCCACCTCGGTCCTGGTGACAAGTGCAGGAATGGGAGAGATGGTGATGCAGGTTCTGGTTGGCTCGGTAAGTGTAATGTTTAGGAACACAGAAGTGCAAAAAAATTGGGCtcaaaaagtacagtaaacctcggatatatcggactcggatatatcggaaattcgctcccAACGGACAGATacaaaagaaccgatttttctgtaatgcatttccaataaaaattcattgcatatatcagattttttataacggatttcacctatttcggacaaaatctccagtcccgttccaatgcatttccattaaatttccctcgcatatatcggatggccgcatcgtggcgctccgaagctagctgacattctgagacgttttaaagcagaggacatttttaatgccgacgaaactgggttattctggcaaatgctgccagaaaacacactgggatttattgaatgagatcttaacctcactattggaaataacgtaggcctgacgggcgtaacagggcctaacttaattaacaatttgctcagagtccaataaagttaaattctcattaccttacgtctcttttcattgcccagtccaggtacattggcaacatagtcaaggaagtgcctttttataacggataaaatccgatttacgcatataccggatataaatctgatatatgcgtaaaacggacattttccagtatacgcatataatggatttagcttatatcggacaaaaccagtgggaacaattgaatccgatatatccgaggtttactgtagttaaatGTTCAATTTATATCCACAGATTATCCAGACGGAGGGTAGCTACAGCTTCCTTCTGTGCGGAGTCATTATCGCGTGTATCGGTTTCATCGTTTTCATCGGTCTGCTATTCTTCCATCGCATGCACAGAAACTACCTCACAGGTACAACATCAACTCACCTTCATTCACTTAGCGGGGGACTCGGGTGaagatacagtatttgtatgcGTTTCATACTTTTCCACATTCATGTACTGCACTCTTCTTGTGACTCAGCAGGAACGACAAAAAAGTCAGCCATGGTGGAGGAGGAACCGCCTGAACAAAATGGTTCGGCCAATGTTGAGCCCAAAGAAGAGGCAGAGAAGAGCTGAGAGAGGCAGGCAAATATTTTATCatcaaataaatgcatttataccacaaatatttgtttgttACTATTAGTGTGCTCTGAACAGATGTGTTTGCAATACGGCATTAATTAATGGGTAAAGCAATTTAAATTGCTTGAAAGTATCCGCATTAAGTACTCAGTGCAGCACTGGCATCTGAATGGGAGCTCAAATCCATTCATTAATGTCCCCTATTTTTGGAAATTGTAGTTAAATGCCCATCTCTAATGGATAAAGTagaaagtgtaaaaagtaaagTAGAAAGTGTTTTTATGCTGTAAAACACAtgcgtgtttttgttgttgtttttataactAATAAACTAGTACTATCGGACGCTGAATTAGtgttgttttccatttttttgccTGCTTTTAgcatttttctgaaataattAGTGACAATTATACTGAAtactgaatattatttttacctttCCAAATGACCGACTTTGTTTTTTGCACTACTGGGATGCAGATGGGGACTTTGGACTTGGTTAGACTCGAGCAACAAATTCCAAACAGTCAATCCAGTCAATATGTAACTTCAGATTTTTTGCAGAACTGCTTCATGTTTGTGATGTGTGCAATATCTTTATCAGTCAGCCAAACATCCAGACATCCAGAAGGGGGCAGTAGAGATTACATTTTGCCTAAAGTCAATAAAATCTTCTCAGTAATACAAAAGGCACAAAATATAGGAATATCATTTTTACacagatgttttttgtttttgttttttttacaaaattcacTATGAAAAATTATCAACTTCTACATGTGATAACAAGACAAATGACAGCTATTTCCATACTCATTTGTTAATAGAAGAAAAGTGCATGCATAaggatgcattcatgcattcctGCACATCATGGCTCCACCAGCCATGACACCCCAAGAGCCATGGATGTTATTCCAGAGTTATGATATTGCATCGTGTAAGATGGACACATAAATGCTGCATTAAAATCTTTCCCGGCAATGCCTGTGCATGTGTTACACACATTAAGTGGCTTCTTTcccaaacaacacaacagcagACATTATTAGACTCTCAAAGGAAGCTCCTATATCCTGTTTAATGTCATCAAATATTTAGCATCAATTCAGAAGCCATTATCCGTGATTTGTAATGTGGTCTGGTTTGAGTTGTTTTGCTTTTATCAGTGATCTGTTATCATCGAGCTCAAATAAAAGATATATTAAAGCGGCGATAATGACTGAACAATCACAGAGCATAATATGCTATATCAGGTTGGATTATAATTGTGTTTTCCAGGGAGGTGCCAAATTGGCCTTAAATCCCAGATTATTTACTTGCACCCATCTGTCAGCAAATGAGCgctgaccaaaaaaattttaatttttgccaCCCATGAAGCCCATCGCGAGAACCGCCACTGCATGTGGTGCTGTAAACAGACACAGAGTTATAGAAGAGGAAAAAACGTCTGCCTAAAAGTCCGCCATCTTCTGTTTTCCAAGGCttgaaatattaattcattcattttctaccgcttagcctcacaaagtttgtgggtgtgctggagcctatcccagctgtctttgggcgagaggcggggtacaccctgaactggtcgccagccaatcacagggcacatatagacaaacaaccattcacactcacattcatacctatggacaatttggagtcgccaattaacctagcatgttttcggaatgtgggaggaaaccgcagtacccggagaaagcccacgcattcatggggagaacatgcaaactccacacagagatggccgaggggggaattgaactcgggtctcctagctgtgaggccaatGTGCATCCATAAgaacaacatttattcattcattttctaccgcttatcctcacaaggattgcggggggtgctggagcctatcccagctgtctctgggcgagaagcggggtacaccctggactggtcggcaaccaatcacagggcacatatagacaaacaaccattcacactcacattcatacctatggacaatttggcgtctctaattaacctagcatgtttttggaatgtgggaggaaaccggagtacccggagaaaacccacgcatgcacggggagaacatgcaaactcctggtcgagggtggaattgaactcgggattcctagctgtgaggccaacgTGCATCCATAAGAACAACATAATATTGCTTAACGGAATTAGCTCATTTGGGGTACAAAATGAGCTTGTCTACATCGGAAACGGTAGGAGATGATTATCCAATGATAAAAGAAATACACtataatcatcacacagcaactgaacAGGGAGATGATACTTCCACTCACTGCTGACAGCTGAGCAATGCTGGATTATTGCTTTGTGTCTCCCAGCTTTGTTGCtaccggagaaaacatgcaagcaCCGGAAGAGCTTACAAAAGTTAATTCATGTGAAAGTTGTTCAattcctgtttatttttattttgggagGTAGCAAATCCCACAAGCTGTcccgctgaaaaaaaaaacacacacattagacAGCCATTAGCAAATAAAACCTTTGGTATAGGACATTTAGGGcatctgtatttgtgttttcatCAAATATGCTGTTCATGTTACGCCGCTAATGCTTCTGTTGAGAGGTGACATAAAACATTAGAAGCCGAATCACATAAGCAACAAGAAAAATGGCTTTGGAAAACCTAATTAGACTGCTGATATGTGACGATAAATATGTTTGACAACACTAATCATGCGGAGAAGAGGCTCACAATATGTCATTAAGATACATTTGCATTTCCGTGAAAAGCATTTCAAAGGGTAAATGATCTAATCGCATAGCTTCCATTATAATGTAGCACCTTCTTTATCTTTAACGGTTTATGGTGTATTATAACTGTCAGCAGAATATACCTTGGCTGAGCTGAGGCTGGAAGCAGAAGTAACATTTCCTgttgccataaaaaaaaaaaaaacagcctatcTGCGTGGATAAACCTTTGAAAAGAGAAGTCAACTAAATGTCAGGGAAACTAAAGTGGATTGTTTACGCACATACGTATATGACGCTTAAGCAAGTAAAATGTCAGAGGAATTCAGTTCTTTAATCAAAGTCTAATCTGTCGTTTATGTATGCTTTTGATAACTTGTCCTCGgataaataaacagcaaaacaaCTTACATTTGGCGagttttttgtttacgtttttagTGCCTATCCCATTCAAACTTGCGGGGATCTGGAGCATGTCCCAAATGACTGAGGGCAAAAGGCAGACTGGACGATAGACTCAAGGTATCGCAGGCTAGatcagggatgggcaaactttttgaatcggggggggggcagattatatattttatacataactgtccacctggaattattgtatctgtaaaagtgtcatgtgtatatgttcactttgagatcattccttttatgtaaagtgcattataaaaaattaaattaaattaaattaaattaaattaaattaaattaaattaaattaaatttaattaaatttaattaaatttaattaaatttaattaaattaaattaaattaaattaaattaaattaaattaaattaaattaaattaaattaaattaaatttaatttaatttaatttaatttaatttaatttaatttaatttaatttaatttaatttaatttaatttaatttaatatgtgctggtgtcccttttttcaggagcaccttgtaaacaacagaccacatcaaataatataataataatattgataaaacaggtactcaaaccatcaaaaggttggctcaaaccatgatgccaggttgtatgttaagtttaaatgaaatactttagaaagaacaggcgggccgtattcaaacacttggcgggccggatgtggcccccgggccgtagtttgcccacccctgggctagatgAACTACAATACTTGAGACTGGTATCAGTGCAAACTGGTAATTGGTTGGTCAGAGTTGTGTGCAGGTTTTTGTACGTATTTAAAGCACACAGGAAGTGCTCAGACTGGGCCTTTCAAAACGCACTTGGGCCCAATTGACTTGGGTCAAAATCTACTTAACtaacaggaagcaatatgtaAAGCAAGGAGAACACACAtttgcaagtttaaatattacgtgtggagtaccccaggggtcaatactgggaccaaaactgtttgACTTGTTGCGTAGTAATTTTCAGTAGTCTTTATACAAATACTATTTTGGGATATAAATGTAACTTTTGCTATTGTATGTAGATGAGAATCAAACCTTCACCTGAGTGAAGCTGGCCCCCCACCTCACTGAAAACTCTGGTCAAATAATCTCATTTTTTTAGTgctatgtttgtgttgttttgtgcagttaaaatgaatgcttgtgctgcttttgtttttgattgaTCGAGTTTTAGCATAATCAGCCCCCAACATGCTCggaattcaacaaaaaaaaattgtgtgctagttagtgctgttttgtgcagtgaaaatgaacgtttgtgctgtgttcgtttttgagttattacaaAGTTATTACCGTTTATTACATGTTCACCTAAAGgtcacacttttgtttttgagttattacagtTGATATAGTTTCATCTACATAGAAAAAGCATTCTGGGTGACCTAAAactgtattcttttttttcaagcGTGGGAGAACCTGTTGTAGTTTCTGTACAGACAAGCGGAACGCTGCTTTATTAAAATGATGATGTCACCAAACCGTCGCCACCCTGTCgccgtcacatgaccagaagtgagctttgaccCCAGTCAACATTCActtgatattttgttgtctgaTATTTCACTTTGTCAAAAGTGTTTAGCaagtaggcctcacagctaggaaacctgagttcaatcccaccctcggccatctctgtgtggagtttgcatgttcatcccGTGCATCCAAAATTGGCGTtaattgggttaaaaaaaattaggttaattggcgactccaaattgtccataggtatgaatgtgagtgtgaatggttgtttgtctatatgtgccctgtgattggctggcgaccagtccagagtgtaccctgcctcttgcccgaagacagctgggataggctccagcatgcccgtgaccctcgtgaggataagcggtagaaaatgaataattgaatgaattatcctgactattttgtatttcaacgggaaaacacacacatacacaaagtgTGGATAAATTGTTACTGTCTTACTGGGACATAGTTGTCATTGTAACTCATGCGGACTAAACAGATTTGCAGTATGAATGACATTCCTCATTGCTATTGTGTCTTCATTAAAACAAACTCCCACTCAAAGGTTCACACTGGGGGGAAAATAGCCTGATTGCACAACTTGACCATGGAGGAGACAAAAGAGAGAAGAGGAACACACTCAATATTTCTCAATTGGCACCAACATTGCATTGTTATTTCCTCTCCAATCATGAGAACCTCAGGGAcatcttttggctttttcagtCAGTAATAACagctaaaaacattttttttgtgtgtctgtgcaaTTGAACTTACATTAAttccttgtttgtgttttgcagcTCTGCTCTTCATCCTTTGGCTTCTAAAACATTCAGCGGAGGCAGATGAGCTGACAGCGCCAAAAATCATAAACGCCGCAAATGGAGGATCGGTGACTGTGTCCTGTCATTATGACCCTCAGTTCAGAGACAACACGAAGTACTGGTGCAAGGGGCCAATATACGAGCTGTGTAAGATTGTTGTTAAAACGCCAAAGCGGCGCCACAGTGACAGATGCTCCATTGCTGATGACAAAAGGGCAGGAGCCTTCACTGTTACTATGTCATCTATCAGACCAAGTGATGAGGACATGTACTGGTGTGTTCTTGCCAGGCCGGGAAGGAATATTTTCACTGGTGTCAAGCTCATCGTCTCCAATGAAGGTAAATTTACCGTTTTATACTCTCTCCcaaaatatttagttttaatatttagttgttttttttttaagtagctgAACATGATACcatattttttccccctctgcTCAGTTTTAACACCAACGAGCACAACACCAACAAATTCTCTGGAGAACAATGAACACGTCAACATGCGGTGAGAAAATATCTTCTATACACAGAAGCCAAAATTACTGAAGGAGTTAATGACAAGTTTATATaaatgtgcattaaaaaacaacatcaaagaAGCGCAATTATTACTCCTTCATTCGGTGCATCGAAAGGTTTTTGCttgagcaaaaataataatgatcagTTCTAATTGTCTCCATATGTTTGTTCATATGTTTAGATTAATACTTCTGAAtctaaaagacattttttttgcatccttAGCGtgtgtaggtgtacctaatgctgtTAACAATTAatctatataatttaatttaattaatctaTTATGGTATGTTACTCAGGTGGTGGAAGACTCTTCGATGGATCATCTTTTCTTCGATGGTGTTTAGTTTAATATCAGTTTATATAACCGTGTGGAGGATAAAGGCTGCACACAGAATATGGCAAAACAATGTTCCTCAACACAACTCCAATATTTATGGGTGAAAGAACATGTGTGAAATACGACTAAATACTGGACTGCAAAATTATTCTGTATATATTCTAACAACAGCCTCCCTGCAGTAAAAGTATGCTTTAGACTCTGGTTTTAAGTTAAGTGTGCAAAATAATGTAAGTCGATGCagtgtaatacagtatataataataatgtatacattGTGCCTGTGTTGACTGCTGATTGCCAGCAAAATGACTGACATGACAAATTATCACAAAGCATGTGTTGTGTAAAagtcaaacaataaaatatataataatacaaatctttccacccatccattttctataacaCTCGTCctcatgtgatgtgatgtgcatttccataaacatgcatccaaattgtctataggtatgaatatgagtgattgattgtttatctatatgtgccctgtgattggctggcgaccagtcgaccccgcctctcgcccaaagacagctaggataggctccagcacacccacaacacttgtgatgataagcggtagaaaattaatgaatgatatttcatttttgcttattttaatCATATTTCACTCTTTATTGGTATGAAGTATTTTTCCTGAAAATCATCTTAAAAATCCTGTTTATTTGTAGATGTAGAAATCTCAAGTAAGTAAATTGAACTAGTTGCATAAACAAATTCACtagttttagttatttttttttccaatatctcgtttgttaattttatttttggccAGCCCTTTTTTCTTTACACTGCAAAATGGGGCCGGCCAAATATAAGATAGGAAGACTACATTTTGGGAAATAAACTACTTCAAGTAAATTTGACTTGATATGGAATCTTAAATTGAGATTTTTACATCTAGAATTAAACAGGACCTTTAAGCCGCAAATACTGATTTTAAGAATAACATGCAACCAATAAAAAGTGAATTACATAGCGACTGGGTAACTGAATAATtgtccattatttacatttttccaaTGAAGTGATAGTTGAGGCTCATTCACCTGAGATTCCAAGGTTCTGTCAGTGAGGTGACGTAATTGCTTCCGCTATCCGAGCCTTGGGTAATCACGTTCAGGAGTAACGGAAACGgtcttttcaaagtaaaagcaataAAAGACAGCTGCTACGTTCGTTCGTTCAATCGGTCACGGAGTTAGTTAAGGAATGCAAGCCAAAATACACATCCAGCTTTTACTAACACCTAAATATATGGTTTGAATATGTTTACCTCGTTTGTCATTGATTTAATTTTCCACTTCACTCTTGACATCCGGTTGTATTATTTCTAGTTTAACAAATGAGCAGGAAGTACTATTGAGCCAAGTTACGGTCTGTGCCAACGCCCGGTTGCATAGAAGAAGCCAGCGTTAGCCAGTAGGTATTCCAAGGGCCTCAGGTATGTTACACATGTTCACGGTATAGATTTGTAGCGATAacgaaacaaaaacagcattactTCCAATTCTATTCATAACAGACACCGAAACGCCAAGTCAACGCTAGTTAGCTTAGCTGCTGTGGCCGGCCTCTTGCTAAGAGTTAATGCTAGCGTTGTGTTAGCGTAGCTTGCGAACGACTCAATTCTCGTGTCTGCCTTTGCTAATTTTCATAGATTAAATCTTTAGAATTTATCTGTGTTTAGTTTTGATCAGCCAACGTTAGCATATGtatagatatatttatattcgATGTTGGGGTTTGACGCTTACTGTTTGGGCTTGTATACTTTGCATCCTGACTCTTTCTCCAAATGAGTTGGATTGAATCCAGCGCTTGTATTGAAAGACGATGGTTGTTATAAACAAAGTTGAGCCAAACTTGTCATATGTTAGCTATAATCATTGTTGGTTGTTTTTCATTGCATGCTTTCTTAAATGAACGTTGTCATTTGTTAGCACTGTCGCCAGCCCTACCACAAGGAAGCGAGATGCAGACCATCAAATGTGTGGTGGTGGGTGATGGGGCAGTGGGAAAAACCTGTCTACTGATTTCATACACCACCAACAAATTCCCATCGGAATATGTACCAACAGTGAGTACTCATGTGCGGTTCGATGCTCGATGACACGCTAACAGGGGTTGTTTTCTCACAGGTATTTGACAACTATGCAGTAACTGTTATGATCGGGGGTGAACCATACACCCTTGGCTTATTTGACACAGCAGGTACATTTTCATTTAAGATCtgattagccacgtttacatgagtttttctctttctgaatgacctttccgaaagcaatggtatacatggaaaggaatattccaatcgcgcgtctacatgcaccgctataatcaactagaatagtcaatggggcacgcgcagtaaagcgtaaacaccaacatcacgtgataccaacttcctcaactccgtattgccagtttttcgtttgttcGGTCtagaaatttagtttggatcaaaaacaaactttccgcagcagtccagtgccgattgctcgcctccattttttaaaaatcgagctgcgtgttacgtcatatctcagcattcgctgagagaacgcacccgggaacaggaaaagaaagttcaatcttgctaatattttataattaagctcggcacatcttttatatagatatgtattttctttttttaataaaactggacttgtgaatggcgtatagaagggtttagattctgttccacagatggcgctaatgcatacgaaagctgcttgccaaccgccaataaacaacaacagaagaagaaaaacaccacaaagaagaacgcaccctgacaactttccgattttctcaatcggatcggggaaaggaatattccacccctgtgaatccgattatatattcattcggattggcacttttctttcagaatgaggtgtatacaaaggttacattctttccgtttggattggaatatttgggtccatgtaaacctGGCTATTGATTGAATTTGGTATGGAATGGTCTTACGCAAAGATTGATCTCCTCACAGGTCAGGAAGATTACGACAGGTTACGACCACTAAGCTACCCACAGACAGACGTCTTCTTAGTCTGCTTCTCAGTTGTTTCGCCATCCTCATTTGAAAATGTCAAGGAAAAGGCAAGCGGCTCTTACACACCtacaaaataattgtatatgTTTGATATTAAAAGTTAATACTATTTTTTCTCCTGTAGTGGGTTCCTGAAATTACTCACCACTGTCCCAAGACTCCATTCCTATTGGTAGGCACTCAGATCGACCTGCGTGACGACCCTTCCACTGTGGAGAAGTTAGCCAAGAACAAACAGAAGCCAATCACCCCAGAGACGGCAGAAAAGCTGGCCCGCGACCTTAAGGCCGTTAAATACGTGGAGTGCTCAGCCCTTACACAGGTAAGACTTCCGGTTCAACCGCTCGCAGCTCTTCGGCATTTTCCTAACGAGGGTACAAATGCTTTTGCTAACAACTCGATCTAACCTTGCCTGTCTTTCCTCCCttgttttttcctctttctgtAGCGGGGACTGAAGAACGTATTTGATGAGGCTATCCTAGCCGCTTTAGAGCCCCCTGAAACTCAAAGAAAGAGAAAATGCTGTTTGTTCTGATGTCTTCTTGATTCTTGCTTTGCCTCTCAATTGTCTGCTGCTTAGTCATTGTAAAGAAACGTCTTATCAAGCTAATTACAGTACACCTAAACTTACA
It encodes:
- the LOC131104555 gene encoding CMRF35-like molecule 7, encoding MRTSGTSFGFFTLLFILWLLKHSAEADELTAPKIINAANGGSVTVSCHYDPQFRDNTKYWCKGPIYELCKIVVKTPKRRHSDRCSIADDKRAGAFTVTMSSIRPSDEDMYWCVLARPGRNIFTGVKLIVSNEVLTPTSTTPTNSLENNEHVNMRWWKTLRWIIFSSMVFSLISVYITVWRIKAAHRIWQNNVPQHNSNIYG
- the LOC131104244 gene encoding cell division control protein 42 homolog isoform X1 — its product is MQTIKCVVVGDGAVGKTCLLISYTTNKFPSEYVPTVFDNYAVTVMIGGEPYTLGLFDTAGQEDYDRLRPLSYPQTDVFLVCFSVVSPSSFENVKEKWVPEITHHCPKTPFLLVGTQIDLRDDPSTVEKLAKNKQKPITPETAEKLARDLKAVKYVECSALTQKGLKNVFDEAILAALEPPEPKKRRKCVLL
- the LOC131104244 gene encoding cell division control protein 42 homolog isoform X2, with protein sequence MQTIKCVVVGDGAVGKTCLLISYTTNKFPSEYVPTVFDNYAVTVMIGGEPYTLGLFDTAGQEDYDRLRPLSYPQTDVFLVCFSVVSPSSFENVKEKWVPEITHHCPKTPFLLVGTQIDLRDDPSTVEKLAKNKQKPITPETAEKLARDLKAVKYVECSALTQRGLKNVFDEAILAALEPPETQRKRKCCLF